A stretch of the Lolium perenne isolate Kyuss_39 chromosome 3, Kyuss_2.0, whole genome shotgun sequence genome encodes the following:
- the LOC127340959 gene encoding mannose-6-phosphate isomerase 1 isoform X2 has product MGAPSSPAPAPPPPLATTASPPPPDAPPPPPPPQLLRLRCAVQHYEWGRHGATSLVARLAAATDPAFQTDPALPYAELWMGTHPAAPSVVLPTGEHLRGWLARNRDALGSPVNERWGGDLPFLFKVLSVAKPLSIQAHPDKALAEELHALRPDAYRDANHKPEMAIAITHFRALFGFVGIEELKDVIRTVPEVGGLIGHEDAGKLITVKENHGGNDAKYVLQSAFAKLMMASKETVSEAVNKLKYRLNDESKIRTLTEKEEVILSLERQYPEDVGVLAALLFNYVKLSPGEAIYIGANEPHAYLSGDCIECMATSDNVVRAGLTPKYRDVKTLRDMLTYKQVFPEILRGVPVPAMEPYVRRYTPPTDEFEVDRCLLPPGEVVVMPPALSPSIFLVMTGEGEIQVDSILDAVQSWGEQRILESLQHCCYREEDPSCKLRGLTS; this is encoded by the exons ATGGGCGCGCCCTCCTCCCCCGCcccggccccgccgccgccgctcgccacCACCGCCTCCCCACCTCCCCCGGACGCCccgccgcccccgcccccaccacagCTCCTGCGCCTGCGCTGCGCCGTGCAGCACTACGAGTGGGGCCGCCACGGGGCCACCTCCCTCGTCGCGcgcctcgccgccgccaccgaccCCGCCTTCCAAACCGACCCGGCGCTCCCCTACGCCGAGCTCTGGATGGGCACGCACCCCGCCGCGCCCTCCGTCGTCCTGCCCACCGGCGAGCACCTCCGCGGCTGGCTCGCGCGCAACAGGGACGCCCTCGGCTCCCCCGTCAACGAGCGCTGGGGCGGCGACCTGCCCTTCCTCTTCAAGGTGCTGTCGGTCGCCAAGCCGCTCTCGATCCAGGCGCACCCGGACAAGGCGCTGGCGGAGGAGCTGCACGCCCTGCGCCCGGACGCATACAGGGACGCCAACCACAAGCCGGAGATGGCCATCGCCATCACACACTTCCGAGCGCTCTTCGGCTTCGTCGGCATCGAG GAGCTCAAGGATGTGATAAGGACTGTACCTGAAGTTGGAGGGCTGATTGGACACGAAGATGCTGGCAAGCTTATCACGGTAAAAGAGAATCATGGTGGTAATGATGCGAAATACGTTCTTCAATCAGCATTTGCTAAGCTAATGATGGCCAGTAAAGAAACAGTTTCTGAAGCTGTCAATAAATTGAAGTATCGCCTTAATGATGAGAGCAAG ATTCGGACCTTGACGGAGAAAGAAGAAGTTATATTATCTCTGGAAAGACAGTATCCAGAAGACGTTGGTGTTCTAGCGGCACTTCTCTTCAACTATGTCAAGCTCAGTCCTGGTGAAGCAATTTATATTGGTGCCAATGAACCACATGCATACCTGTCTGGGGATTGCATCGAGTGTATGGCCACGTCAGACAATGTTGTTCGTGCTGGTTTGACACCTAAATACAGAGATGTGAAGACTCTTCGCGATATGCTGACATACAAACAG GTTTTCCCTGAGATACTGCGAGGGGTACCCGTGCCGGCCATGGAACCATATGTGCGACGCTACACCCCTCCGACCGATGAGTTTGAGGTTGACCGCTGCTTGCTACCTCCAGGTGAAGTGGTGGTCATGCCCCCCGCACTGAGTCCATCTATCTTCCTTGTCATGACCGGGGAGGGTGAGATTCAGGTAGACTCCATTTTGGACG CTGTACAGAGCTGGGGTGAACAGCGCATCCTTGAAAGCCTGCAACACTGTTGTTACAGGGAAGAAGATCCCAGCTGCAAATTACGTGGGCTGACTAGTTAG
- the LOC127340959 gene encoding mannose-6-phosphate isomerase 1 isoform X1: MGAPSSPAPAPPPPLATTASPPPPDAPPPPPPPQLLRLRCAVQHYEWGRHGATSLVARLAAATDPAFQTDPALPYAELWMGTHPAAPSVVLPTGEHLRGWLARNRDALGSPVNERWGGDLPFLFKVLSVAKPLSIQAHPDKALAEELHALRPDAYRDANHKPEMAIAITHFRALFGFVGIEELKDVIRTVPEVGGLIGHEDAGKLITVKENHGGNDAKYVLQSAFAKLMMASKETVSEAVNKLKYRLNDESKIRTLTEKEEVILSLERQYPEDVGVLAALLFNYVKLSPGEAIYIGANEPHAYLSGDCIECMATSDNVVRAGLTPKYRDVKTLRDMLTYKQVFPEILRGVPVPAMEPYVRRYTPPTDEFEVDRCLLPPGEVVVMPPALSPSIFLVMTGEGEIQVDSILDGENAKEGDVFFVPANTEVKLTASGHASMQLYRAGVNSASLKACNTVVTGKKIPAANYVG, encoded by the exons ATGGGCGCGCCCTCCTCCCCCGCcccggccccgccgccgccgctcgccacCACCGCCTCCCCACCTCCCCCGGACGCCccgccgcccccgcccccaccacagCTCCTGCGCCTGCGCTGCGCCGTGCAGCACTACGAGTGGGGCCGCCACGGGGCCACCTCCCTCGTCGCGcgcctcgccgccgccaccgaccCCGCCTTCCAAACCGACCCGGCGCTCCCCTACGCCGAGCTCTGGATGGGCACGCACCCCGCCGCGCCCTCCGTCGTCCTGCCCACCGGCGAGCACCTCCGCGGCTGGCTCGCGCGCAACAGGGACGCCCTCGGCTCCCCCGTCAACGAGCGCTGGGGCGGCGACCTGCCCTTCCTCTTCAAGGTGCTGTCGGTCGCCAAGCCGCTCTCGATCCAGGCGCACCCGGACAAGGCGCTGGCGGAGGAGCTGCACGCCCTGCGCCCGGACGCATACAGGGACGCCAACCACAAGCCGGAGATGGCCATCGCCATCACACACTTCCGAGCGCTCTTCGGCTTCGTCGGCATCGAG GAGCTCAAGGATGTGATAAGGACTGTACCTGAAGTTGGAGGGCTGATTGGACACGAAGATGCTGGCAAGCTTATCACGGTAAAAGAGAATCATGGTGGTAATGATGCGAAATACGTTCTTCAATCAGCATTTGCTAAGCTAATGATGGCCAGTAAAGAAACAGTTTCTGAAGCTGTCAATAAATTGAAGTATCGCCTTAATGATGAGAGCAAG ATTCGGACCTTGACGGAGAAAGAAGAAGTTATATTATCTCTGGAAAGACAGTATCCAGAAGACGTTGGTGTTCTAGCGGCACTTCTCTTCAACTATGTCAAGCTCAGTCCTGGTGAAGCAATTTATATTGGTGCCAATGAACCACATGCATACCTGTCTGGGGATTGCATCGAGTGTATGGCCACGTCAGACAATGTTGTTCGTGCTGGTTTGACACCTAAATACAGAGATGTGAAGACTCTTCGCGATATGCTGACATACAAACAG GTTTTCCCTGAGATACTGCGAGGGGTACCCGTGCCGGCCATGGAACCATATGTGCGACGCTACACCCCTCCGACCGATGAGTTTGAGGTTGACCGCTGCTTGCTACCTCCAGGTGAAGTGGTGGTCATGCCCCCCGCACTGAGTCCATCTATCTTCCTTGTCATGACCGGGGAGGGTGAGATTCAGGTAGACTCCATTTTGGACGGTGAGAATGCAAAGGAAGGTGATGTTTTCTTCGTccctgcgaatactgaggttaagctCACTGCTTCTGGCCATGCGTCCATGCAGCTGTACAGAGCTGGGGTGAACAGCGCATCCTTGAAAGCCTGCAACACTGTTGTTACAGGGAAGAAGATCCCAGCTGCAAATTACGTGGGCTGA